Proteins from a genomic interval of Kitasatospora kifunensis:
- a CDS encoding MFS transporter, producing MTTKDPTQTTSRHPVATLVTVVLASLLLPISLTGSSVAMPGVAADFHNSLAAGQWIVNGYDLTFASFMLASGSFADRFGRRRVFIIGTLVFSLCSLVSALSNGVLLLDLARALAGVGAAAMLTSGSAMLAYVFEGPARAKAFGVFGTAVGAGMAFGPFIAGSLSTNFGWRSVFLVPAITGAVALVLAMFLAESRDPQATRTDWAGTITFSGALAALIAALIEGAQLGWASPFNLAAYLLCVALLVAFIVVEQRQERPMFDLNLFRQPQFVSLSVGVVALVLAFTPLLVYLPSYLTAVNGETTMHAGIDMLMLTVPTVFFPLIAGYLLRWIPIRHMVTASVGLTAIGVGWLTVLHPGIGNWAALGPYAVIGIGIGVSFGVMDGAAVSSVEPSRAGMAAGMFNTMRLAGEAIGIAVVGSLLVSFTKSHLGNQLDAFSGPYGHNPARLADALNQGQLSDPESTVPQSARAAFHHTATSAYTGGLHDALWIAAVFCAAATVLVAVVGARSRATAPAAETAETASAAVTPEGQPVSV from the coding sequence ATGACCACGAAGGACCCGACCCAGACCACCTCACGGCACCCGGTGGCGACCCTCGTCACCGTGGTGCTCGCGTCACTGCTGCTACCGATCTCGCTGACCGGCTCCTCCGTGGCGATGCCCGGTGTCGCCGCCGACTTCCACAACAGCCTGGCCGCCGGGCAGTGGATCGTGAACGGCTACGACCTCACCTTCGCCAGCTTCATGCTGGCCAGCGGCTCCTTCGCGGACCGCTTCGGCCGGCGCCGGGTGTTCATCATCGGCACGCTGGTCTTCTCGCTCTGCTCGCTGGTCTCCGCGCTGTCGAACGGCGTGCTGCTGCTCGACCTCGCCCGCGCGCTCGCCGGCGTCGGCGCGGCCGCGATGCTGACCTCCGGCAGCGCGATGCTGGCGTACGTCTTCGAGGGCCCGGCCCGGGCGAAGGCCTTCGGCGTCTTCGGTACGGCCGTTGGCGCCGGCATGGCCTTCGGGCCGTTCATCGCCGGCTCGCTGTCCACCAACTTCGGCTGGCGCTCGGTCTTCCTGGTGCCGGCGATCACCGGTGCCGTGGCGCTCGTGCTCGCCATGTTCCTCGCCGAGTCCCGCGACCCGCAGGCGACCCGGACCGACTGGGCCGGCACCATCACCTTCAGCGGCGCGCTCGCCGCGCTCATCGCCGCCCTGATCGAGGGCGCGCAGCTCGGCTGGGCCTCGCCGTTCAACCTCGCCGCCTACCTGCTGTGCGTGGCGCTGCTGGTCGCCTTCATCGTGGTCGAGCAGCGGCAGGAGCGGCCGATGTTCGACCTGAACCTGTTCCGCCAGCCGCAGTTCGTCTCGCTCTCGGTGGGCGTCGTCGCACTCGTGCTCGCCTTCACCCCGCTGCTGGTCTACCTGCCGAGCTACCTGACCGCCGTGAACGGCGAGACCACCATGCACGCCGGCATCGACATGCTGATGCTCACCGTGCCGACCGTGTTCTTCCCGCTGATCGCGGGCTACCTGCTGCGCTGGATCCCGATCCGGCACATGGTGACCGCCTCCGTCGGCCTGACCGCGATCGGCGTCGGCTGGCTGACCGTGCTGCACCCCGGGATCGGCAACTGGGCGGCGCTGGGCCCCTACGCGGTGATCGGCATCGGCATCGGCGTCTCCTTCGGCGTGATGGACGGCGCGGCCGTCTCCAGCGTCGAGCCCTCCCGGGCCGGCATGGCGGCCGGCATGTTCAACACCATGCGGCTGGCGGGCGAGGCCATCGGCATCGCCGTGGTCGGTTCGCTGCTGGTGAGCTTCACCAAGAGCCACCTCGGCAACCAGCTCGACGCCTTCTCCGGCCCGTACGGCCACAACCCCGCCCGTCTGGCCGACGCCCTGAACCAGGGTCAACTCTCCGACCCGGAGAGCACGGTGCCGCAGTCCGCCCGCGCCGCCTTCCACCACACCGCGACCTCCGCCTACACCGGCGGCCTGCACGACGCCCTGTGGATCGCCGCCGTGTTCTGCGCCGCGGCCACCGTGCTGGTTGCCGTGGTCGGCGCCCGCTCCCGGGCCACCGCCCCGGCGGCCGAGACGGCCGAGACCGCCTCCGCCGCCGTGACGCCCGAGGGCCAGCCCGTCTCCGTCTGA
- a CDS encoding FAD-dependent monooxygenase, with amino-acid sequence MDNPVVVVGAGPIGLVLACELLGQGVPVRVVDAEREHSVHSRATTIWPRPLELLRRIGVADRIVEEGHRIQGVTYYSDHRPLATAWLNRLGSTPYPFAVGLPQDRTEALLVERLEELGGKIERGVRLVSLDASGPRASLKLALPGGGTEEVEASWVIGADGAHSTVRKELGIGFAGAQLKINFAITDAELSGDIPSDLVSYCYTAQGGLGLAPISPSVHRVAVSVPPELAERTPDREFFQRIVEERGPGRVRLGDLRFSTVFQVHVRTADRFRQGRALLVGDAAHLMSPAGGQGMNTGLQDAANLGWKLAGVLRGTLDESLLDSYDGERRRAVHAVTRSTSLQTRWGALTKPSQLALRDAVVRAAGSSGVLQWRLAPKIGQLDATYRAEDAPAARPWTTASPGDRLPVLLGEGPAPAGPSWAGISGREHAVILHAGRTRPTGWQGLCLRIREAVGDQAEVLNSPSGPHGPLAAALGRHAAAAVVRPDGHLFELLPVPSPEAVLACLARARREALPR; translated from the coding sequence ATGGACAACCCCGTCGTCGTGGTGGGCGCGGGCCCGATCGGCCTGGTACTCGCCTGCGAGCTGCTCGGCCAGGGCGTGCCGGTGCGGGTGGTCGACGCGGAGCGCGAGCACTCGGTGCACTCGCGGGCCACCACGATCTGGCCGCGGCCGCTGGAGCTGCTGCGGCGCATCGGTGTGGCCGACCGCATCGTCGAGGAGGGCCACCGGATCCAGGGCGTCACCTACTACTCCGACCACCGCCCGCTGGCGACCGCCTGGCTGAACCGCCTCGGCTCGACCCCCTACCCGTTCGCCGTCGGCCTGCCCCAGGACCGCACCGAGGCGCTGCTGGTGGAGCGCCTGGAGGAGCTGGGCGGCAAGATCGAGCGCGGGGTGCGGCTGGTGTCGCTGGACGCGAGCGGGCCCCGGGCCTCGCTCAAGCTGGCCCTGCCCGGCGGCGGGACCGAGGAAGTGGAAGCGTCCTGGGTGATCGGTGCCGACGGCGCCCACAGCACGGTGCGCAAGGAGCTGGGCATCGGCTTCGCCGGCGCGCAGCTGAAGATCAACTTCGCCATCACCGACGCCGAACTCTCCGGTGACATCCCCTCGGACCTGGTCAGCTACTGCTACACCGCGCAGGGCGGGCTCGGCCTCGCACCGATCTCGCCCAGCGTGCACCGGGTGGCCGTCAGCGTGCCGCCGGAGCTGGCCGAGCGGACGCCGGACCGCGAGTTCTTCCAGCGCATCGTCGAGGAACGTGGCCCGGGGCGGGTGCGCCTCGGCGACCTGCGCTTCAGCACCGTCTTCCAGGTGCACGTGCGCACCGCGGACCGCTTCCGCCAAGGCCGGGCCCTGCTGGTCGGCGACGCGGCCCACCTGATGAGCCCGGCAGGCGGCCAGGGCATGAACACCGGCCTCCAGGACGCCGCCAACCTGGGCTGGAAGCTGGCCGGGGTGCTGCGCGGCACGCTCGACGAGTCGCTGCTGGACAGCTACGACGGCGAGCGTCGCCGGGCCGTCCACGCGGTGACTCGTTCCACCTCGCTGCAGACCCGCTGGGGTGCGCTCACCAAGCCCTCCCAGCTGGCGCTGCGCGACGCCGTGGTCCGCGCCGCGGGCAGCAGCGGCGTGCTCCAGTGGCGGCTGGCTCCCAAGATCGGCCAGCTCGACGCCACCTACCGGGCCGAGGACGCGCCGGCTGCCCGCCCCTGGACGACGGCGTCCCCGGGTGACCGGCTGCCGGTGCTCCTCGGTGAGGGTCCGGCCCCGGCCGGTCCGTCCTGGGCCGGCATCTCGGGCCGGGAGCACGCGGTGATCCTGCACGCCGGGCGGACCCGTCCGACCGGCTGGCAGGGCCTGTGCCTGCGGATCCGGGAGGCGGTGGGTGACCAGGCCGAGGTCCTGAACTCGCCGAGCGGCCCGCACGGCCCGCTCGCCGCCGCCCTGGGCCGCCACGCCGCCGCCGCCGTGGTCCGCCCGGACGGGCACCTCTTCGAGCTGCTGCCCGTCCCCTCGCCCGAGGCGGTCCTCGCCTGCCTGGCCCGCGCCCGCCGCGAAGCGCTGCCGCGCTGA
- a CDS encoding PPOX class F420-dependent oxidoreductase, whose amino-acid sequence MIPASHLDLLERPLFGHLATLRPDGTPQVNPVWFRWDGELLWFTTTTTRFKYRNLKGNPNAALSVNDPEQPYRYLELRGTVEIMREDADAVGFLELAHRYDPEFPPPGDAPDRIVVGVRPHHATFQ is encoded by the coding sequence ATGATTCCGGCCAGCCACCTGGACCTGCTCGAACGCCCGCTCTTCGGCCACCTCGCCACCCTGCGCCCCGACGGGACCCCGCAGGTCAACCCGGTCTGGTTCCGCTGGGACGGCGAGCTGCTCTGGTTCACCACCACGACCACCCGTTTCAAGTACCGCAACCTCAAGGGCAATCCGAACGCCGCGCTGTCGGTGAACGACCCGGAGCAGCCCTACCGCTACCTGGAGCTCCGCGGCACGGTCGAGATCATGAGGGAGGACGCCGATGCGGTGGGGTTCCTCGAACTCGCCCACCGCTACGACCCGGAGTTCCCCCCTCCCGGGGACGCGCCGGACCGCATCGTGGTCGGCGTCCGTCCGCACCACGCGACCTTCCAGTAG
- a CDS encoding AfsA-related hotdog domain-containing protein, whose product MTTQTMSTQTMTTLERTTSTGEGLSFDRTVSRRLVERDGLQEVFLTDFQARYDGRFLAGARLPRAHPYYNDHLNRPGLHDPLVILESVRQALRCATRVHPDAPSQALAFTLGSRLEIGSPGALATGAGLDELELHGRELRSWSRKDVLTRVVHRVELVLGGLDLGSVTADTALRPPAAYRKLRLKERTTVPPGSDELLEQERPSTLPPYLLGRQRPENVVLSEPRFADGGLDARLRVPLSHSSFFDRRQDHLPAAVLPEAARQAGLLLVGEEFGRSPARTVLLGIAMDQRQFAELDEEITVRAGFVQPPGAGAGLPVTVEFRQRAAVLAQARLRLAGTEPGGR is encoded by the coding sequence ATGACCACGCAGACCATGAGCACGCAGACCATGACCACACTCGAGCGCACCACCAGCACCGGCGAAGGGCTCAGCTTCGACCGGACGGTCAGCCGACGGCTCGTCGAGCGGGACGGCCTCCAGGAGGTCTTCCTCACCGACTTCCAGGCCCGGTACGACGGCCGCTTCCTGGCCGGAGCCCGGCTGCCGCGTGCCCACCCGTACTACAACGACCACCTCAACCGGCCCGGGCTGCACGATCCGCTGGTGATCCTGGAGAGTGTGCGACAGGCGCTGCGCTGCGCCACCCGGGTCCACCCCGACGCTCCGTCCCAGGCCCTCGCGTTCACCCTCGGCAGCCGGCTGGAGATCGGCTCGCCGGGCGCGCTGGCCACCGGGGCTGGCCTGGACGAGCTGGAGTTGCACGGCCGCGAGCTGCGCAGCTGGTCCCGCAAGGACGTGCTGACCCGGGTGGTGCACCGGGTGGAACTCGTCCTCGGCGGCCTGGACCTCGGCTCGGTCACCGCCGATACCGCCCTGCGCCCGCCGGCGGCCTACCGCAAGCTCCGGCTGAAGGAGCGCACCACCGTGCCGCCCGGCTCGGACGAGTTGCTGGAGCAGGAGCGGCCGAGCACCCTGCCGCCGTACCTGCTGGGCCGGCAACGACCGGAGAACGTCGTCCTGTCGGAGCCACGGTTCGCCGACGGCGGGCTGGACGCACGGCTGCGGGTGCCCCTGTCGCACAGCAGCTTCTTCGACCGGCGGCAGGACCACCTGCCCGCCGCGGTGCTGCCGGAGGCGGCCCGGCAGGCCGGGCTGCTGCTGGTCGGCGAGGAGTTCGGCCGCTCACCGGCCCGGACCGTCCTGCTGGGCATCGCGATGGACCAGCGGCAGTTCGCCGAGCTGGACGAGGAGATCACGGTACGGGCGGGGTTCGTCCAACCGCCCGGGGCCGGGGCCGGGCTACCGGTCACGGTGGAGTTCCGCCAGCGCGCAGCGGTGCTGGCCCAGGCCCGGCTGCGGCTCGCGGGCACCGAGCCCGGCGGCCGCTGA
- a CDS encoding ketoacyl-ACP synthase III, whose product MPVEHLNAMTWTGSGLRFTGLGHYFPRTLVSNEDGITIGGRTYAPEVAAELGVLSRHEAAEDETVEFMAEQAARAALAKAGREADEVDVVVLANWTDRQWIPEIGPQVAARLGADRALAFDVCGACTGFVHGVQTAASMLAAQPGWQRAVVVAADRFSRRARPGTRGQLIFGDAAGAVVLEKGAEGTTGLHYSMLNCDASQADAVAARDGWLRPRPELIDLAIGSSLKVADGLLERAGIGVEDLDWLVPHPGNNAIHAGVKAGLTLPPEKFRTNFDRRGNTGCASIPIALSEFAEQGLLKPGDRILSTAVGSGWYYGGLLFEL is encoded by the coding sequence ATGCCAGTTGAGCACCTGAACGCGATGACCTGGACCGGCTCCGGACTGCGCTTCACCGGTCTCGGCCACTACTTCCCCCGCACCCTGGTCAGCAACGAGGACGGCATCACGATCGGCGGCCGGACGTACGCCCCCGAGGTGGCCGCCGAGTTGGGCGTCCTGAGCCGGCACGAGGCGGCCGAGGACGAGACCGTCGAGTTCATGGCCGAGCAAGCCGCCCGGGCCGCGCTGGCCAAGGCCGGCCGCGAAGCCGACGAGGTGGACGTCGTGGTGCTCGCCAACTGGACCGACCGGCAGTGGATCCCGGAGATCGGCCCGCAGGTCGCCGCCCGGCTCGGCGCCGACCGCGCGCTGGCCTTCGACGTCTGCGGCGCCTGCACCGGCTTCGTGCACGGCGTGCAGACCGCGGCCTCGATGCTCGCCGCTCAGCCGGGCTGGCAGCGCGCGGTGGTGGTGGCCGCCGACCGGTTCTCCCGGCGGGCCCGTCCGGGCACCCGCGGCCAGCTGATCTTCGGCGACGCGGCCGGCGCCGTGGTGCTGGAGAAGGGCGCCGAGGGCACCACCGGGCTGCACTACTCGATGCTCAACTGCGATGCCTCCCAGGCGGATGCGGTGGCGGCCCGGGACGGCTGGCTGCGCCCGCGCCCGGAGCTCATCGACCTCGCGATCGGCTCCAGCCTGAAGGTCGCCGACGGCCTGCTGGAGCGCGCCGGCATCGGGGTCGAGGATCTCGACTGGCTCGTCCCGCACCCGGGCAACAACGCCATCCACGCCGGGGTCAAGGCCGGTCTCACGCTGCCGCCGGAGAAGTTCCGCACCAACTTCGACCGGCGTGGCAACACCGGCTGCGCCTCGATCCCGATCGCGCTCTCCGAGTTCGCGGAGCAGGGCCTGCTGAAGCCCGGCGACCGGATCCTCTCCACCGCGGTCGGCTCCGGCTGGTACTACGGCGGGCTGCTCTTCGAGCTCTGA